A genomic window from Candidatus Lokiarchaeota archaeon includes:
- a CDS encoding 50S ribosomal protein L16 produces the protein MGRRPGHCYRLQDRPPFVRKKYIHRQPPMRITSFDMGNTKGDFEIKISLVALQTCQIRHHSLEAARVAANRWLLRNVTRPKYHLRVRIKPFHFLRENKMISGAGADRVQDGMRKAFGKVIGRAARVDRHQAILTVRCNRESLKDARKALKKASYKLPTSCRIEFDEIDPELRRKLGYGTY, from the coding sequence ATGGGAAGACGACCCGGACATTGTTACAGACTTCAAGACCGTCCCCCCTTTGTACGCAAGAAGTACATACATCGACAACCACCCATGAGGATAACAAGCTTTGACATGGGAAACACAAAGGGAGACTTCGAAATCAAGATATCATTGGTGGCTCTTCAAACCTGCCAGATACGACATCATTCACTTGAAGCAGCTCGTGTCGCCGCTAATAGATGGCTACTTCGTAATGTAACTCGTCCAAAATACCATCTGCGGGTAAGAATCAAGCCTTTCCATTTCCTCAGGGAGAACAAAATGATTTCAGGAGCAGGTGCAGACCGTGTTCAAGATGGTATGCGGAAAGCATTTGGGAAGGTTATTGGAAGGGCCGCAAGAGTGGACAGGCATCAGGCGATTCTTACTGTGCGATGTAATCGGGAGAGCCTAAAAGATGCAAGGAAAGCCCTGAAGAAGGCCTCATACAAGCTTCCAACTTCATGTAGGATTGAATTTGATGAAATCGATCCTGAGCTCCGCCGAAAACTAGGATATGGTACATACTAA